A stretch of Rhododendron vialii isolate Sample 1 chromosome 4a, ASM3025357v1 DNA encodes these proteins:
- the LOC131324413 gene encoding putative F-box protein At1g32420 produces the protein MRLKKCTRGISSSNTGEMVNDVNLPPEIVIDILTRLPAKVVGQCKCICKHWRALIEDPTFAELHHNRAKCRPDGCYLVISLSPAITFDKIDFFSVGYEGGSAQHLFTFPTQEKGWYHIKQSVNGLICGYLMKPRTIFIVNPTTKEVFTLPQSSMPRGDSLFFTHPRFSFGFDPSTKQYKVFNVSPNLHPSANTEFAEYSYYQYEIFTLGTHSWRKIDVVPPSPHFPFGFGGICVNGVIYWRSTSTKPSSTIDKEVIVAFDLKEERFRVIPLPDGPSAKPCLRELGGHLAACEDFPEDVPEELWILEDYENWVWVKVIITPPCNFVFADYFHTNGAIQTGEILLHSPTTALCSSPSLFDICYYDRKNSSMRRIDVTGLPLSEVMGPPRNGLLGKIRVSDCVENLLSLRGI, from the coding sequence ATGAGGCTGAAGAAGTGCACCCGTGGAATTTCCTCCAGCAATACTGGTGAAATGGTGAATGATGTCAACTTGCCTCCTGAGATAGTGATTGACATTCTGACAAGACTTCCAGCGAAGGTGGTAGGCCAGTGCAAGTGCATCTGTAAGCATTGGCGCGCTCTGATTGAGGACCCTACGTTTGCCGAATTGCACCATAATCGCGCCAAGTGTAGACCAGACGGTTGCTACCTGGTAATCTCTTTAAGCCCCGCCATCACCTTTGATAAGATAGATTTTTTCTCAGTCGGTTACGAAGGTGGATCTGCTCAACACTTGTTCACTTTTCCGACCCAAGAGAAAGGTTGGTATCATATTAAACAATCTGTCAATGGCTTAATATGTGGGTACCTTATGAAGCCAAGAACTATTTTCATAGTGAATCCTACCACCAAAGAAGTTTTTACCCTTCCCCAATCAAGTATGCCAAGAGGTGATTCCCTCTTTTTTACTCACCCAAGGTTTTCGTTTGGATTTGACCCTTCCACTAAACAATACAAAGTGTTCAACGTATCCCCTAACCTACATCCGAGTGCGAATACGGAGTTTGCTGAGTACTCTTATTACCAGTATGAAATTTTCACTTTGGGTACACATTCATGGAGAAAAATTGACGTTGTCCCCCCGTCCCCTCACTTTCCGTTTGGTTTTGGGGGCATTTGTGTGAATGGAGTTATATACTGGAGAAGTACATCTACGAAACCTTCTTCCACTATTGATAAGGAGGTCATAGTGGCATTTGACCTCAAAGAGGAGAGATTTCGGGTGATTCCATTGCCTGATGGACCCTCAGCCAAGCCTTGTCTGCGAGAACTTGGAGGCCATTTGGCTGCTTGTGAGGATTTCCCAGAAGATGTACCGGAGGAGCTTTGGATACTAGAGGACTATGAGAACTGGGTTTGGGTCAAAGTCATCATCACACCGCCgtgtaattttgtttttgcgGACTATTTTCATACGAATGGTGCAATTCAGACCGGTGAGATCCTTTTACATAGCCCAACCACGGCCCTATGTTCGTCTCCCAGCTTGTTTGATATCTGCTATTATGACCGGAAGAATAGTAGTATGAGAAGGATTGATGTCACCGGGCTTCCTCTTTCAGAGGTCATGGGTCCACCACGTAATGGTCTACTTGGAAAAATAAGGGTCTCTGATTGTGTGGAGAATCTGTTATCCTTGAGGGGAATTTAA